TAACAAAGCGATCGTGCACCTGGGTTACGACGCCGATTGGACCAAGCAGGCCCTCGCCAATGGTTTTGCGATGCGCCGCGATCCCAAGCAATGGCAAGCAGGTCGTTTCGTTCACCCGCACGATGCCTGCTTCGACAAAGATGGGAACATCTTCGTGGTCGAATGGGTTTCGACAGGCCGGGTGACGTTCCTGAAGAAAGTGGTTTAATTCGCTAAGTCCTGCGATTCGCAGGTCGCCCGATCAACACCGAGCGCGAGTTAGTTTCCCCAACTGACTCGCGTTTTTCATGCGCTGAGCCAGCGGCACCAACTCATCACTAAGCAGATGCGCCGAATCAGATACTCGGCTGATTGGCGGCCGGAGCGGGCTCCGCGGGGGGAGCAGATTCCGGCGACTTGTCGCGGGGCTTGGTGTCGTCAGCGGCAGGAGCAGTCACTGGCACGGGCTGAGGTGGAAAGAATTGCTGTTCGGCTAAGCGCGCAAAGGTTCCAAGTCCTACGCCGAGAAACACAATCGTCGTCCGTCCAAAAAGTTTCATGTGCGACTTACTTCGCTTCGGGGATCGCTTGGTTCTCGCTCTTCAGCAGCATCTGGCGTTGCAATTGCAGCATCAGCATCATCGCTGCTCCACGGTCGTCGCGCCCCTGACTAGCAGGCCGGTGGAAGTAGGCGTCGAGGTTCGGCTGTTTACCCGTACCGACACAAACATCCACAAACGAACCGTCGTCGGCCATCCGGCGACTGAGCTGGTCGAGTGCCGCTGTGATATACGAGCGAAATTGCGTTTTTCTATCGTCATCTACTAGCTTACTCGAGACCAGGACTCCTGCCGACCAGGCGACCATGGCCGAACTGGTGAACTCGCGATAACTCGATGGCTCGTCGATAAGTTGCGTCAGCATCCCTGGCGTCGCTGAGGCGAGTGAGCGCTCGGTGAGTTGATCAACAATCGCAATGGCTGCCTCCTGAAAAAACGTCTTCGCCTCACTTCCCGGAGGTGCAAAGTCGGCTGCCAGTGTTAGTCCAACAGCGGCAAAACCATTGCCCCTTCCCCACGCCCCCTCGCAAAGTGGCGAGTGACGATAGAGACCATCTTCACGGAGGCACTTTTTCTGCATCGCTCGGGTGTGAATCAGTGCGGCATCGAGATAGCGAGCCTCCTCTGTGATCGTGTGCATCAGCACCAGCAGAGGGGACCACATGAAAATCGCATCGCTCATGTCGCCATGATGCGGCGCGATCGGGAGCGGCTTGCCCGATGGATCGAACGCTTGATCAGCTCCCGCATGTAGCGCTTGGAGATAGAGCTTGCGATCTTTTTCGAGTGCAAATTGCTTGAAGTCGAAAGTAAGTTGGAGGATGCCAAAGAGTAGCAGCCCCGCCACTTCAGGGCTCGATTTGGGTGGTTTGGCGATCGCTGTTTGAGCAAGGTCGCGAATGTCGTCCATCAATTTTGTGACCGCTTTAACGTCTCCCGACAAAGCAGCGAAATTGAGACGACCCAGAAGAATCAGCGACGAGATGTACGACAGAGAGTTCGGTTTCTTGTTGTACGTTTCCGAGAGGATTGTGTTGAGTTTGTTCCAGTCGCGATCGACCCGTTGAATCAACTCTTCGTGTGCAGGTGAGTTCGGTAGCTTGCCGATCAACTGCGTAAGCTCGAGCAAGATTCCCTTGGCACCTTCGGGAAGAGCACTCGCGGGACCTGCGATATAGAGCGCGGGAATCGAACCGACCCCGGCCACTTTTTCGGCGCTAATCGCTCGCGAAATCGAACCAAGGGGAAGTTCGACATTGAGAGAGGCTTGGCTGAGTTTCAGCATGGCAGCCGCATCGGCACTCGCCCCCAGGTGACGATCTTTCGTGATCGCTAGCTCAATCACGAGGTCGAATCCTTCCACTGCCAACCAGTTCCAAAGGTAACGTGCCTGAGGATCGGTGGGATGGTCGTAAAAACCTTTCGTGGGTGGGAAGCGGCTCTCCCCAGCTGGCGTGTTACCAGTTGCGGCGGGTAGCGCCACGAACTCGATCGTGAGATCGGTTTTGTGGTCGGTGCTCTCGATCCGCTTGACGAGCAGATCCATCACGAGGGCGATATCTTCACGAAAGATCTGCTCCGTTTTCGCGGGGACAGGGCTAGTCAAAACGATCGCGATGCGCCGCAACTTGGATTGGATTCCCGATGGAGGGGCACTCCCTCGGAGTAATTCACTCGAGCAGCGCGTCAGCATCACGTCGCTGCCACTCGCGGTGCGACCGATCGGAAAGGTGTCCCCCAGGATTTCATTGAGCCGATCTTGCGGCAATCGTTTGCGGCTCCCTTGCCGTGGATCGAGAGCGAGTTCCTCCTCTGCCGTGCACGCCGACCAGCCCCATATCGAAGCGGTGGTTGTTGCCATTGCGATCGATAGTAGCGTACGTCGATCAAATTGGGACACGTGCCGCTGCATGGCGTTTACTCCGGCTTTTTGAGCGTCGAGAGATACTCGACAACATCCACGAGGTTATCGACCGTCAGCTGCTTCTGCAAATCTTGAGGCATCAGAGAAATGGGGGATTTCTTCATTCCCGTGATGGCGTCGCGCTCGAACGTCAGTTGCACCGCCTCAGCTGTTTTGATGACCACTTCGGCGTCGGTTTGGCTCACGATGATGCCACTGACCACCGTTCCATCTTCGGTGAGAAGCGTGTGGGTTTCGTAGTTGAAGTTCACACCGGCTGAGGGATCGAGGATCGAAACGTACATGGCGTCGCGCGATAGTTTGCTTCCAATTTCCGACAGATCGGGACCGACCTCTTTCCCTTCCCCTTTCACCTTGTGGCACTTAGCGCAGAGACCAATCCCAGTGAAGACCATGCGACCTTTTTCGGCGTCCCCTTTGCGCTGCACAAGCTCGGAAACGGGGGGGAGTGGTTTGCTGTCGGCTGTGGCGGGGAGCATCAAATGTTTGCTCGCCGCAGTCTTCACCGATTCATCGGCCGAAGTGAGGAGCACGTTAGCGGCTGCAAAATTCAGCTCTTTGGCGAGCTTCCCTTGCTCCACCATCGACAGGAGCCATTTCTGACCAGGACCTGTCCGGCCAAGTGCAGCCACCGCGCTCGAGCGCGCGGCAACCGTTCGCTGACCATCGAGAACAATCGGCTCCAGCAGCGGCTGAGCAGAAGCGTCGGCTGTCATGCCGATTGCGTTAATGGCCGCAACATCGGCATTCTTATCGGTATTGGAGAGGAGCGTTTTGAGCTGATCGCTATCGCCGAATTTCAGCAGAAGCTTGGCAGCGGTAACTTTTTGCGTGTCGTCGGTGGAAGTGGCGATGAGGTTCGCTAGTTCGGGCGAAAGCTCAGTGAGCGAAAACTTTTCCGTGAGCTCGAAAAACTTGGCACTGTCGGTGGCCATTTGCGAGCGTGCGTAGCGGACGACAAGCCCCTTGAGGTCAGGTTTGTCCGAGAGATCGACGTCGCTGAGTTTCAGTAGGGTTTGAACCTTCAGACGATCGCGAATCGACAGCGGTGGATCCTCTGCAAACGCAAGATTGCCCAGGATTAGTCCAGCCAGCAAGCATCCAGCGGAAATCATCAACCAGCCAGAGGCAAACGGGCGAGCATTTCGCGAACAAAACATCGGCTTCTTCCTAGGGAATCGTCGTACTTTTCGGCGCTTAGCCGGTTTATCAAAAAACACACCCACGGCTGCCGTAGCAAATCCATGGGTGTGTTGGTTTTCGTATCCTACTGCATGATTGTTGCGACCAGGTGAATTGGCTGCAATTTCACGTGCTACTCCAGAATGCTCTTGAGAGCAGCATCTTTTTCTGGACCGCTGAGGAAATCGAAGGCTCGCATGAGCTTGGGAAGTTCGGTTTCCTTCGTCGATTCGTTCTTCAGGATTTTGGCGAGGAGCGCGGGAGTTTCCTTCGCACGCGAACGCCAAATGATGTCGCGACCCGCTTCGGTGTCCCACTTGTTACCGACAAGGGCGAGGTAGGCAGCGAGGTAAGCATCCCAATTCTTGTCGGCTGAAATGCCAAGTGCTTCGAGGTACCAGCGATCGCCGGGAGTGTACTGCGAAGCGAGCTGGGCCCACATCGCTGGCGCTTCCGAGGATTGGCTGTGACGCAGCGAGATCGCTACTTCGCGGCGGACTTCGGGAGCCGACGATTTGACGAGTGGCGCGAGCGCCGAAACGTCCATCTTCAGCTGACGAGCCAAACGAATTCCGACGATTTGAATGTCGGGCGACTTATCGGCCAGTGCGGTTTTAACGGCAGCTTCGCCATTGCCTTCGATTTTGCCAGCCAGCCAAAGAGCACGAGCCTTGAGGCGATCGTTATCGCTCTTAGCTGCTAGGTCATTCAGTGCTGGAAGTGCTTCCTTGCCCTTGGCCGCCAGGCCTGTCCAGGCCAAGTAGCGAGCACTTCCGTTCGGGCTCTTTAAGGCTTCGATGCAACCTGCGATCGAAGTGAAGTCGTACTTCGGTGGCGCATACTTCGCGCCTGGGGGAGCAATGCGGAAGATACGGCCGCGATCGACATCCTGCTGGTTGTGACCGCCGACACCTGGATCGTACCAGTCGCCAATGAAGAGCGAGCCATCGGTGGCGACGCAAACATCAGCAGGGCGGAACCAATTGTCGCGAGCACCAAAGGCCACGTTGACGATTTCGGCTTTGTATCCGGCACCCTCTTTGGTCGCGACATAAGCGCGGCAGATATTAGGGCCAGCATCGCAGTGGATCACTTGGTTGTGAAACACTTTGGGGAGGAGTGTACCTTCGTAAACACAAATGCCTGTCGGCGAACCGGCACCCGTTTGGATCAGGTTGGGAACTACGCCAGGATCGTTCAGGTGCCAATGGCGGAGCGGAATTTCGGTTTCCATGTTCTCGCGAGGAGATTGCCAGCCAGCGCCGGTCACTTCATCGCGATAGCCATAGTTGCCGAAGTCCATCACATAGTTGATGCGCACACCCTTGTTGCCGTCGTCATCGTTATCGCTTTGCCACATCGTGCCGAGCGAGTCGACGCAAACTTCCCAGTTATTGCGGAAGTTCCAGCCGAGCGTTTCAAGCTGGCTACCATCAAGATTGCAACGGAAGACCATTCCTTCTTGATAAGGCTTGCGGCTGTCGTTGACTTCATTGCCAGCCATGTCGACGACTGGTTTGCCGTCTTTGTCTTTCAGACGTTTTCCGCTGTTGCCGAAGTTGAAATAGAGTTTTCCATCGGGGCCAAACACGAAGGCATGAATGCCATGGTCGTGCTGGGTTCCATCGATGCCGGTGAAGAGCAGATCGCGCTTGTCATCGGCTTTGAGGTCGGCATTGTCGTCGTAGAAAACCTGGACTTTGTCGCCAGCAGAAACGATCACGCGATTGCCGAGCACGCAGATGCCGTGAGCCGAGTCGATGTCGCGTCCTTGATAGAACACGGTGCTCTTGTCGGCCTTGCCATCGAAGTCGGTATCTTCGAGCACAAGGATGCGATCCCCTTCGGGTCGGCTTCCATTGTGGCGACGATAATTTTTCACTTCGCAGGCCCAAATGCGGCCAAGATGATCGATGTCGATGCTCGTGATATTCGAGACTTCGGGCTCGCTGGTGAACAGAGTTGCTTCGAGACCTTCAGCAACGTCGAGTGTCGCGGTGGCATCGGCAGGATCACGATTGTTGGCAACAGCAGCGGCGTTGCTCGTGATCGAGCCTGGATTTTTGTCGTAAACGACGAATTCGACGCTGCTACCACACCCTTGACCAGTTCCACCACGATCGAGTGCGCCGCGAGCTTTGAACTTTTCATAACCTTCGGGCAGGTCGAACACGATCACCGAGGGGGCATGGGCGCCGATGCCGTAATCGACTTTGTCGTCGCCGATTTGGATCGCGCCGTTACCTTCGCAGTTCTTATTGACGTGAACATTGCCGAAGCCGCTCGAGGCCGATTTCCATTGCAATTCGGTCAGCTTCTTTTCGCCTGCAGGGCCGATCAAGCGAGGCTGAGCCCAAGCGACCCAGTCACAGCCGAAGCCATTGCCACCATCGGTGGCAACAAGGTACAGCTGCTTGCTCTTGCTGATGTCAACTTCGATATCGACACCATGTCCAGGCGTTTGCGTGGTGACGAGCGCGCTGCGATAGAGCGGCTTCACCGATTGCAATTTTGCCGAAACGGGAGTCGTCTTCATCGACTTGCTGTTCGACGCTTCATCCTTCAGCGCGGGAACGCGATTCTTGATGTTGTTCTCGTCGAAATTCGCAGGCTTTTCGTAGTCCTGGTTTTCTTCGAGCAACTTGAGCGTGACCTTGGGGGATTCGACCCCGTTTTCAGGAACTTCGGCTTTGGCAGTCCAGACAATGGCGTTGAGCATCACTTTGCGGAAGTTGGGATCGCCCCAATTCCAGTGATCGTGACCACCAGTGAAACCAAAGCCGCGACCACCATCTTCACGTTCGGCAGCCCAGGCCATGTGCTGAGCTTCCCCCTTGGCAATTGCTTCGCGAACGAAGGGGTTTCCGCTGTGAGGTCCGTCGCCACGGGTGAGCGTTTCTTTGGGCGGAAGTGCGGTGAGGATCGGGGTCACCCCCTTCATTCCTTCTCGAAACCGCATGTGGTAGTACCACTCGTCGTTGATTTCAAACGGCTTCACGCCACGCGCAATCGGGTGATCAGGAAACTTTTCATACTTGGCGGTCCAGTGAGGATTCACCGACCAGTTGGTTTCGAAATAACCACCGATCCATTCGACGAATTTATCGCCGCTGGGACCTTTAGGAACTTCCACGCCGTAATGTACACAAACGATGCCGACACCCTTTTTGGCAAGTGCATCGACGAAATCGAGGTTGGGGTTCACCATGTGTCCGCCACCACCATCGCAGTACATCACGATGCTATCGACACCGTCGAAGATCGCTTTGTCGCTAGGCCATCCATTTTGGTGCACCACACACTCGATGCTGGGCATTGCAGCTTGCAATTCCTTGGCTAGAAGCAAGCAACCAGCGTTGTGTTCGTGAGCGCCGTAGCCGTGGCTAGGGCGACCGGCGATGAAGAGGACTTTCTTCTTTGCCGCAGCTTGGGCAGGAGCTTCGTCGCACGCAGGCTTTTGCTCATCAGCGGCGAGCTTTTTGATACGAATGTTACGGAACTTCACCGTCATTGGAGGACCGGCGTGAAGCTGCAGAGCCAAGAGCCCCGACATCTTGCGTTTGGCTTCTTCGTGATCGACGAGGTCGACCGTCAGGATGCCGTTGACCATCTGCTGTAGGTGATTTCCCTTAGCGATGATGGTGTAGCTGTTCCAGTCTTCCTTTTTGATCGACTCGAGAATGGTCTTCTCTTCGGCCGATGCGCCGCGAGCTTCCTTTTTGCCATCGGCGGTGATTTCGACTTTATTGCCACGTTTGGCAATCACGCCACGCCCTTTTTCTTCGTAGAGCGTGCCAGTCCAGCCACCTGCAGCATCGAAGTCGGCTTGGTAGCCCTTGATGACCCACTTGCTCACTTCTTCGCTGCGATACTGAATGCCGCTGTTGCCGCCGACGATTTGAAACTCGAGTCGCAGTTCGAAATCGCTGACGTCGCCGCCACGGTAGATGAGGAACGTGTTCCCCTTGGTCGGTTTTTCAGGCGTGGTTTGGCCAACGATCGCGCCATCCACGACGCTCCAGAACTCGGGATTTCCATCCCAGTTTTCCAGTGTTTTGCCATCGAAGAGTGGCTCAAAGCCCTCTTCTTCCGCACTAACAGGGCTCGTAAAAGCCAACAGGCTGCACATAAGTGCCGCCAGGGTCCAAGACACTAGTCGTTTCATGGAAACAGAACTCCGAAGGTCATGGAGACTACCGACAAGTCGTGGCGGCAACTGCCGCACGCGTACTCGACGTTAGCCAGAGAGATTGTTGAAAACGGGAGGGGGTGAATCTTGGGCGGGAATTGCCGCTTCGCATGTGTGTACTGATGTTCACATGTTCTGCTGTCAGTAGAACCATGCGAGCGAGCCGACGCAAACGCTTTCTCGAGTCTTGGCGAAGCTGTTTTCCCAAAGCCTACAATCGATGCTTTAGGAGAAGTTCAGCTTCCGCAAAGGGGATCACAGTGGCAACAGAATAGCCTTAAAACGGGTGCCTCGTCAAACAGTAACGCCATTTTAGGGCTGTGAAAGTTCCTTCGATCTTCGAATCGGTATGTCCGAGATTTTCGTCACACGCGCACTAGAGGAGCGCTGGAAGCGCGACCCCCAGCTTGTCGGCTGCGGTGGCCAATGCCTTCCAGTTTTCCGGGTCGAACACCAGGCCTGTCGATTTTCGCGCGGCGTAGAGCTTCCTCTCTGGATCGCCCGGCAGGGTGATTTCGTTACATCCTTCCACGCGCGGCGTCGTACGGATGTAGTCGACAAGCTGCGTCACCTCGGCTGCAAAGTGATCGCTTCCGCCAAAGCGAGCGGGATCGACCAGCATCATGAAAACGCAGTTCCCCTTCTTGGGATAGGGAACCGGGCGTGCCGTGACTCCCCCCGAGAGTGCGCCGGTCAAGATCTCGATCATCAGCCCAAGTCCGAAACCCTTATACGACTGGGTGCCACCCATCGGCAAAATCGAGCCGGGTGGATTGCCGTAAAGTGTGTTTGGATCGGTGGTTGGGTTTCCTTCGTTGTCGAGCAGCCACCCTTCAGGAACTGCTTGGCCGGCGATTTTCTTCACGCGCACCTTTCCCTCCGCCGTGGCGCTTGTGCTGAAATCGAGCACCAGCGGCGCATCGCCGCAGGGGACCCCTATCGCCAGCGGATTGGTCGAAAGTCGGGGCGCTTTTCCTCCGGGAGGAGCAACGCGAACGGCGGCACCGTGGCTGTTGACCATCAGGATCGAAACAAGTCCGCGTGCCGCTGCCATTTCGTTGTACTCGCCGAGTCGGCCGATGTGTCCCGACTGAATCATCGTTCCGACGGCGAGTCCTTCTTGTTGAGCCAGCGGCGCGAGGAGTTCGAAGAGTCGCACCGCCTGTACCTGGCCAAAACCCCACTGACCATCGGCCACAACACGGGCTGCCCCTTGGTCGAGGATCTTCAGTTCGGCGGCTGGAACAACTTCGCCCGATTGGATGGCATCGAGGTAGTAAGGGATGCGCATCACGCCGTGCGATTCGTAGCCTCGCAGGTTGGCATCGACGAGACTCACCGACGTGATGCGAGCTTCTTCCGGAGTGGCACCACCAGCAAGAAGCATCGCTTCAGCAAACTTGGTCAGCGAATCGGCGGCAATCGTTGGCATCGAGAGAGGTCCTTCCACGGTCGAAAGCGATTCCTGCCAGGGGCGGCAGTTTCGCCAAGATTTTTGGGGAGTAAGGCGAGGCCGAGAATGTACTGCCCGCTCCTACAGCGAGTCAATTTGCTCGGAGGAAACTTTTGCCCCGTCCGAAGAATGAAGCTGCTGGCTGCAGTCGTGTTTCCTGCGGAGTTTAACGCAGCAGACGCAGCTAAGAAGTGGCACTCGCACTAAACTCGCTCGGCAACACGCAGCTTTGCGCTGCGGCTGCGAGGGTTCGATGCCAGTTCGTCGTCGAGTGCGGTGAGCGGTTTCTTGGTCAGGTTGTTTAAGCGCAGATCGCTTCGAAACGCTTCTTTCACCAAGCGATCTTCGAGCGAATGAAAGCTGATAATCGCCAGCCTGCCCCCCGGAGCTAGGCATTCAGGAATCTTTTCGAGAGCCTTTTTGAGGGCATCGAGCTCGCCATTCACTGCGATCCGAAGTGCTTGAAAAGTGCGGGTGGCTGGGTCGATTTTTCCATCGCCGCGCGGAACACAGCGACGAACAATCCGCGCGAGTTCGTCGGCGGTACGGATCGGCTTAATGATGCGCTGCTCGCAAATCTTGCGGGCAATGCGTCGGCTGAGTCGCTCCTCGCCAAACTGGTAGATGATGTTGGCGATCTCTTCCTCGCGCAATTTCTCGAGGAGTTTCCAGGCGGGATCACCGGTCGATGTATCAAATCGCAAGTCGAGTTCGCCAGTGGCATCGAAGCTAAAACCGCGAGCATCATCGGCCAACTGATCGCTCGAGAGACCCAGATCGAGCACGCAGCCTTGCACCCCTGTGACGCCGAGTTCTTCCAGCACACTTGGCAGCTCGCAAAAATTGGCATGCACCAGCTTCACCGGCAAACCTTTGAGGTGCACTTCAGCACGTGCAAGTGCAGCCTCGTCTCGGTCGCTGGAAAGGACATAGCCGGGAGAAAACTGCGTGTTTCCAGTCGATTTGGCAAGGTTTTCAGCGGCGTCGATCGCTTCGGCTAAGAGGCGCGTATGGCCACCTGCTCCCAGCGTGCCGTCGAGCAAAATCGATCCCGCCGATGGGCGAAGCCACTCGATGATTTCACGCGGCATCACCGAAACATGGATCGGCTGTGTCGTGGCGGGGGAGGCTTGGTCGGTGGGGCTCGAAGAATCGCTCATAGAGCGAAAGTATAGCAGCAAACGAGCGGCTGTTGACTCTAGCCTGCATAGCCTTCGCGCTAATTGCCCCCGGAGTGCATCCATGCACTCCGAGTGGGGGCCATGAGCGGCAATGGAATGCGATAGCCATTGCGGGCCAATCGCAGGACCACTGCACATCACCCATCGAGGAATCTTTCCCAGGCGGGTGAAGCCTAATCATCGGCTGCAAATGCGAGAACGGGAAATCTCGCCCATCAGACTGCCAGACCTGGGGTGGCAACGCAGAGCTGGCAACTGGCAAACACGATGAATCGTTACAGCGTTAGCTAATAAAATTCCTTAAAAATTGATTAGCAATTGATGCGTAGTATTTGAATAAGTAATCAGCAATTACTGATCATTAACAAAAAAGATTGTGGAAAATTACACCGCAAGTATTAAGGAAGTGATGCAGAGTTTTTGGGTATTACGTAGGTGGCAGGCATGTCACGTGGAGCAGCATAAGGATTCTCAAAATTGCGTCAATGCGCGCGGAAGTGTGCGACATCCGTATCACTGGTGCGCCGCTTCGCGGTAGGGACTTCGAATGCCGCAGTCGCGTTGCTGTAAGGGACACTCATGTCCCGCAAACGACAATTTTTTGATGCTTAGGGCGTCTCAGTTGCCAGCAGTGCTATCGCTTGGGTGCTGTGATTTCGCGGTAGATTTGCTCGTACTCGTCCACCATGCGCTCCCACGTAAACCGCTCCCGAGCATGCAGCTGGTTTGCGGTCCCAATCGCGTTTCGTAGTGGCTCGTCGCTGAGCAGCTTGGTGATTTTGGGAACCATCTCGGCGTGCGACTTCGCGACCTGCTCGCAGCCGTACGGATGCCCGGTAAAGATCTCGCCGATGCCGTCAGTTTGCGTCGCTACGAGCGCCTTGCCAGCTGCAATTGTTTCGAGCACGACGTTGGGCATCCCTTCGTAGATCGAAGGGAGGACCAGCATCTCGCTCGCCGCAATCAGCGGAAACGTGTCGGCGCGAAAACCGAGGAAATGAACACGTGCTCCAATGCCAAGTTCGGCTGCTTGTGCGGCGAGCGCCGCCTGGTCGGGGCCGACTCCCGCCACAAGCCAGTGCAGGTTGCTGTGCTGCGCGAAAACTCCCTGCAAGTGCGGCAAAAATTGAGCAAATCCCTTTTGTGGTTCGAGGCGACCGATGCTGAGCAAAAAGGGAGCGTCGACTGGTAGTGGGAGCGATGTGCGATCAATCGCCGGAATCGCTTCTGGAAAATCGACACCATTGAGAATGGTCTGTAGTTTGCGACTCGGGATCCCTGTCTGCTCGGCTAACTGACGCACACTCTCGCTGACGCAGACGACACGCTTGGCAGCGATCGACATCAGCCGATCGATCCGCTGAACAGAAGATCGTGGATCGCTGACACGGATTCCTTGCACAATGTTGGTGATGCCAGCGAGTCGCGCCCCAATGGTTCCTAAAATCCCGGCGTGATGCAGCAGAGTTTGCACGATGTCGAACCGCTCGGCGATGGCCAGTCGACGAATCGGAACCACCGCACCGAGTGCTTTCCAGCCCCGTTTCTGGTCGAGGAAATGAAGCTCGATGCCAGCCTGCTCGAGTTCGAGCACCAAGCTATCGCGCGGCGCCTCGGGGCGCTGCTTCAGCGAAATAGCGGTGACCTGATGCTCTCGTCGCGAGAGTCCTAAGGCCAGTTTGGTACCCACCTTTTCAGCGCCACCGCGCGACAGTTCGGTAATGACGATGGCGATCTTCAGGCGTGGTTCCGCTAGCGGCGTGGTGGTCATCAATGGCTCAGCGATGGCGTCGGGTTGCTGCTGGGTGGGGGCTTCAGTCCGCTACTGGAAAACGATCGTCTGCGCTATACTCACGGAAGTTGTCCCACGATTCAACCACACACACGACAGGGCTCGCGAGGCGAGTTGCCGCTTGTCGTCATGGGAACGGATGCCGACGGAATGAACGAACTCGACGCTTACGATTTTGAATTGCCGCGCGATCTCGTTGCTCAGCATCCGCTTCCTCACCGCACTGATGCGCGCTTGCTGGTCGTTGATCGCGCGAAGCAATCGATCGACCACCATCACATCCGCGATCTGCCAGGACTACTCCGCTACGGCGATCATCTGGTGATGAACGATACCCGCGTGATTCCCGCTCGGCTGGTTGGTCGTCGTGAGCAAACAGGGGCCCGCTGGAGTGGTTTGTTTCTGTCGGCCGACGATCAAGGGAACTGGCAAGTTCTCGGGAAAACACGCGGAAAATTGCTGCCGGGCGAGGCGATTTTGGTCCTGTCGTGGGATCTTCGGCAGTCGATCAAGCTGCGGTTGCTGACCAAGCTGGAGGGTGGTGTGTGGGTGGTTCGACCCGAGCCGCTGGGCGATCCGTGGGAGTTGCTCGACAGCGTGGGGCGCGTTCCGCTGCCGCCCTACATTCGCGACGGCGAAATGATCGAAGCCGATTCGACGAACTACCAAACCGTGTTTGCCAAAACGCGTGGCGCGGTGGCTGCGCCGACGGCAGGTCTGCATTTCACCCCCGAACTGCTCGAAAAAGTGAAAGTGGCGGGGGTACTCAGCAGCCATGTGACACTGCATGTGGGACTCGGCACGTTCCGGCCGGTGACGGCGGAGAAATTGGCCGAACATGTGATGCACAGCGAGTTTTGCGACGTGTCGCAGCCCGCAGTCGAAACCATCCTCAAAACCAAATCACGCGGGGGGAGAGTCATTGCCGTGGGAACCACCGTGGCTCGGTCGCTCGAGTCGGCTGCAGCGCCGACGGGCAAGCTCGAGCCCTTCAGCGGACCCACGAACCTCTTTATTCGCCCCCCGTTTACGTTTTGCGTGCTCGACGGTTTGCTTACGAATTTCCACCTTCCACGCAGCACACTTTTGGTCCTGGTGCGGACGTTCGGCGGGGACGAATTAATCCAGCAAGCCTACCGGGAAGCGATCGAAGAGCGTTACCGCTTCTATAGTTACGGCGATGCGATGCTGATTCTCTAGCAGCGCCAGACTGCCGCCAAAAAGTGCCCGATCTCTGAAGGTGTCAGCTGTAACTATGCTGGCACTTCACCCCACTACTACCCGCAGACATCCAGGTGCGCTTGCACTGGATAAAGTAGACCCTTCCGCCATAATGGAGGGGTGGTAGCTAGGTTGGCAAACTCAGCCAACTCTTCCTGGTTTACGCAGGTTGGAAACGACTTCCACCGAAAGTTCTTGCGCGATGGCCAAAATCAATTCCGGTGCAAAGCGTCCCTCGGCGAATCCC
This window of the Pirellula staleyi DSM 6068 genome carries:
- a CDS encoding Ldh family oxidoreductase, with product MPTIAADSLTKFAEAMLLAGGATPEEARITSVSLVDANLRGYESHGVMRIPYYLDAIQSGEVVPAAELKILDQGAARVVADGQWGFGQVQAVRLFELLAPLAQQEGLAVGTMIQSGHIGRLGEYNEMAAARGLVSILMVNSHGAAVRVAPPGGKAPRLSTNPLAIGVPCGDAPLVLDFSTSATAEGKVRVKKIAGQAVPEGWLLDNEGNPTTDPNTLYGNPPGSILPMGGTQSYKGFGLGLMIEILTGALSGGVTARPVPYPKKGNCVFMMLVDPARFGGSDHFAAEVTQLVDYIRTTPRVEGCNEITLPGDPERKLYAARKSTGLVFDPENWKALATAADKLGVALPALL
- the rsmH gene encoding 16S rRNA (cytosine(1402)-N(4))-methyltransferase RsmH: MSDSSSPTDQASPATTQPIHVSVMPREIIEWLRPSAGSILLDGTLGAGGHTRLLAEAIDAAENLAKSTGNTQFSPGYVLSSDRDEAALARAEVHLKGLPVKLVHANFCELPSVLEELGVTGVQGCVLDLGLSSDQLADDARGFSFDATGELDLRFDTSTGDPAWKLLEKLREEEIANIIYQFGEERLSRRIARKICEQRIIKPIRTADELARIVRRCVPRGDGKIDPATRTFQALRIAVNGELDALKKALEKIPECLAPGGRLAIISFHSLEDRLVKEAFRSDLRLNNLTKKPLTALDDELASNPRSRSAKLRVAERV
- the queA gene encoding tRNA preQ1(34) S-adenosylmethionine ribosyltransferase-isomerase QueA; protein product: MNELDAYDFELPRDLVAQHPLPHRTDARLLVVDRAKQSIDHHHIRDLPGLLRYGDHLVMNDTRVIPARLVGRREQTGARWSGLFLSADDQGNWQVLGKTRGKLLPGEAILVLSWDLRQSIKLRLLTKLEGGVWVVRPEPLGDPWELLDSVGRVPLPPYIRDGEMIEADSTNYQTVFAKTRGAVAAPTAGLHFTPELLEKVKVAGVLSSHVTLHVGLGTFRPVTAEKLAEHVMHSEFCDVSQPAVETILKTKSRGGRVIAVGTTVARSLESAAAPTGKLEPFSGPTNLFIRPPFTFCVLDGLLTNFHLPRSTLLVLVRTFGGDELIQQAYREAIEERYRFYSYGDAMLIL
- a CDS encoding glycosyltransferase, coding for MTTTPLAEPRLKIAIVITELSRGGAEKVGTKLALGLSRREHQVTAISLKQRPEAPRDSLVLELEQAGIELHFLDQKRGWKALGAVVPIRRLAIAERFDIVQTLLHHAGILGTIGARLAGITNIVQGIRVSDPRSSVQRIDRLMSIAAKRVVCVSESVRQLAEQTGIPSRKLQTILNGVDFPEAIPAIDRTSLPLPVDAPFLLSIGRLEPQKGFAQFLPHLQGVFAQHSNLHWLVAGVGPDQAALAAQAAELGIGARVHFLGFRADTFPLIAASEMLVLPSIYEGMPNVVLETIAAGKALVATQTDGIGEIFTGHPYGCEQVAKSHAEMVPKITKLLSDEPLRNAIGTANQLHARERFTWERMVDEYEQIYREITAPKR